From a region of the Panicum virgatum strain AP13 chromosome 2K, P.virgatum_v5, whole genome shotgun sequence genome:
- the LOC120694792 gene encoding desmethyl-deoxy-podophyllotoxin synthase-like, protein MVDDLPLYVLLALPLIAFLFLCLHRSRHAHATGRLPPSPWALPVIGHIHHLAGALPHRAMRDLARRLGPLMLLRLGELRVVVASSADAAREVMRTHDLAFASRPINPTGRILLGEHSDGLVAAPYGEGWRQLRRICTTELFSARRVRSFRAVREEEVRRLLQSVAAAASPVNLSGMIAAYVADASVRAIIGSRFRDRETFLRLLERRIKIMPASSLPDLFPSSRLAMLVSPTPRLVRREREKMMAFVDTIIQDHQDNRASGGDDEEEDLLDVLLRIQREEALDPPLTTENIKAVILDIFAASSETSATTLHWIMAELMRNPRVMSKAQDEVRRVLAGQETDTEDSLSELRYLPLIIKEALRLHPPAPLLIPRECRSPCRVLGFDVPAGAMVLVNAWAIGRDPSYWDAPEEFVPERFEGSDVDFKGTDLEFIPFGAGRRMCPGIGFGLANMDLALASLLYHFDWELPGGTEPGELDMTEALGITTRRLSHLVLLPTVRVPVRRE, encoded by the exons ATGGTTGATGATCTTCCACTCTATGTCCTCTTAGCCCTTCCACTCatcgccttccttttcctctgcCTCCACCGTTCGAGGCACGCACATGCCACCGGCAGGCTCCCTCCGTCGCCATGGGCGCTGCCGGTCATCGGCCACATccaccacctcgccggcgcgctcccGCACCGCGCGATGCGCGACCTCGCGCGGCGCCTGGGCCCGCTCAtgctgctccgcctcggcgagctCCGCGTCGTGGTGGCGTCCTCGGCCGACGCGGCGCGCGAGGTGATGAGGACGCACgacctggccttcgcctcgcGGCCCATCAACCCGACGGGCAGGATCCTGCTGGGCGAGCACAGCGACGGCCTCGTGGCCGCCCCCTACGGCGAGGGGTGGCGCCAGCTCCGCAGGATCTGCACCACGGAGCTCTTCAGCGCGCGCCGCGTCCGGTCCTTCCGGGCCGTGCGCGAGGAGGaggtccgccgcctcctccagtccgtggcggcggcggcctcgccggtGAATCTGAGCGGGATGATAGCGGCGTACGTGGCCGACGCGTCGGTGCGCGCCATCATCGGCAGCAGGTTCAGGGACAGGGAGACTTTCCTGCGGCTGCTGGAGCGGCGGATCAAGATCATGCCGGCGAGCAGCTTGCCGGACCTCTTCCCCTCTTCGCGCTTGGCGATGCTCGTCAGCCCGACACCGCGCTTGGTGAGGCGCGAGCGCGAGAAGATGATGGCCTTCGTCGACACCATCATCCAGGACCACCAAGACAACAGAGCCTCGGGCGGcgacgatgaggaggaggatTTGCTGGACGTGCTGTTGAGGatacagagggaggaggcgctggATCCGCCCCTCACCACCGAGAACATCAAGGCCGTGATACTC GATATCTTCGCCGCGAGCAGCGAGACATCCGCCACGACCCTTCACTGGATCATGGCGGAGCTCATGCGGAACCCGAGAGTGATGAGCAAGGCGCAGGACGAGGTCCGGCGAGTCCTCGCCGGGCAGGAGACGGACACGGAGGATAGCCTGAGCGAGCTACGCTACCTGCCGCTCATCATCAAGGAGGCGCTCCGGCTgcacccgccggcgccgctgctgatTCCGCGGGAGTGCCGGAGCCCGTGCAGGGTGCTCGGGTTCGATGTGCCGGCGGGGGCAATGGTGCTCGTCAACGCGTGGGCGATCGGCCGGGACCCGAGCTACTGGGACGCGCCGGAGGAGTTCGTGCCGGAGCGATTCGAGGGCAGCGACGTCGACTTCAAGGGGACGGACTTGGAGTTCATCCCGttcggcgccgggcggcggatGTGCCCGGGGATAGGGTTTGGGCTGGCCAACATGGACCTCGCGCTCGCGTCCCTGCTGTACCACTTCGACTGGGAGCTGCCGGGCGGGACGGAGCCCGGCGAGCTGGACATGACGGAGGCGCTCGGGATCACGACCCGCCGCCTCTCCCACCTCGTGCTCCTTCCCACGGTCCGCGTGCCGGTGCGCAGGGAGTAA
- the LOC120695611 gene encoding zinc finger CCCH domain-containing protein 20-like, with protein sequence MADAFWVYVYKVQRCPQAGNHDWTACPYAHKGERARRRDPRSFSYLAVTCPAFRESQQQQHLARTGAAPSCVRGLRCRYAHGVFELWLHPARFRTVMCEAGPRCPRRICFFAHFPAQLRAENDPVPLHGLPPLPPRVPRAPAAAAPLSFPRRVDLAMQAMPGKVRLYGGAAAGESSTSPAPAAAAHVVPLQALPPPPPASPDDDKAEVPAVQIHCRRASEDGDYPHFDLIKDMVL encoded by the coding sequence atggcggacgcgTTCTGGGTGTACGTGTACAAGGTGCAGCGGTGCCCGCAGGCGGGCAACCACGACTGGACGGCGTGCCCGTACGCCCACAAGGGggagcgcgcccgccgccgcgacccgcGCAGCTTCTCCTACCTGGCGGTGACCTGCCCGGCGTTCCGCgagtcgcagcagcagcagcacctggcgcggacgggggcggcgccatCCTGCGTGCGCGGCCTCCGGTGCCGCTACGCGCACGGCGTCTTCGAGCTCTGGCTGCACCCGGCGCGCTTCCGCACCGTCATGTGCGAGGCCGGCCCGCGATGCCCGCGCCGGATCTGCTTCTTCGCGCACTTCCCCGCACAGCTCAGGGCCGAGAACGACCCCGTGCCGCTCCACGGCCTCCCGCCGCTGCCACCCCGCGTGCCGcgcgcccctgctgctgctgcgccccTCTCCTTCCCGCGCCGGGTCGACCTCGCCATGCAGGCCATGCCCGGCAAGGTCCGCCTCTacggcggcgccgctgctggcgaATCGTCGACGTCACCCGCGCCAGCTGCCGCGGCGCATGTAGTGCCGCTgcaggcgctgccgccgccgccgccggcctcgccggaCGACGACAAAGCAGAGGTTCCTGCCGTCCAGATTCACTGCCGCCGCGCGTCGGAGGACGGCGACTACCCGCATTTCGATCTCATCAAGGACATGGTGCTCTGA